A genomic stretch from Apium graveolens cultivar Ventura unplaced genomic scaffold, ASM990537v1 ctg4413, whole genome shotgun sequence includes:
- the LOC141701818 gene encoding photosystem II CP43 reaction center protein-like gives MTIALGKFTKDEKDLFDVMDDWLRRDRFVFVGWSGLLLFPCAYFALGGWFTGTTFVTSWYTHGLASSYLEGCNFLTAAVSTPANSLAHSLLLLWGPEAQGDFTRWCQLGGLWTFVALHGAFGLIGFMLRQFELARSVQLRPYNAIAFSGPIAVFVSVFLIYPLGQSGWFFAPSFGVAAIFRFILFFQGFHNWTLNPFHMMGVAGVLGAALLCAIHGATVENTLFEDGDGANTFRAFNPTQAEETYSMVTANRFWSQIFGVAFSNKRWLHFFMLFVPVTGLWMSALGVVGLALNLRAYDFVSQEIRAAEDPEFETFYTKNILLNEGIRAWMAAQDQPHENLIFPEEVLPQTTGFAWWAGNARLINLSGKLLGAHVAHAGLIVFWAGGMNLFEVAHFVPEKPMYEQGLILLPHLATLGWGVGPGGEVIDTFPYFVSGVLHLISSAVLGFGGIYHALLGPETLEESFPFFGYVWKDRNKMTTILGIHLILLGIGAFLLVFKALYFGGVYDTWAPGGGDVRKITNLTLNPSIIFGYLLKSPFGGEGWIVSVDDLEDIIGGHVWLGSICILGGIWHILTKPFAWARRALVWSGEAYLSYSLAALSVFGFIACCFVWFNNTAYPSEFYGPTGPEASQAQAFTFLVRDQRLGANVGSAQGPTGLGKYLMRSPTGEVIFGGETMRFWDLRAPWLEPLRGPNGLDLSRLKKDIQPWQERRSAEYMTHAPLGSLNSVGGVATEINAVNYVSPRSWLATSHFVLGFFLFVGHLWHAGRARAAAAGFEKGIDRDFEPVLSMTPLN, from the exons ATGACTATAGCCCTTGGGAAATTTACCAAAGACGAAAAAGATTTATTTGATGTTATGGATGACTGGTTACGGAGGGACCGTTTCGTTTTTGTAGGATGGTCCGGTCTATTGCTCTTTCCTTGTGCCTATTTCGCTTTAGGAGGCTGGTTCACAGGTACAACCTTTGTAACTTCATGGTATACCCATGGATTGGCCAGTTCCTATTTGGAAGGCTGCAATTTCTTAACTGCCGCAGTTTCTACTCCTGCTAATAGTTTAGCACATTCTTTGTTGTTACTATGGGGTCCTGAAGCACAAGGGGATTTTACTCGTTGGTGTCAATTAGGTGGTCTGTGGACTTTTGTTGCCCTCCACGGTGCTTTCGGACTAATAGGCTTCATGTTACGTCAATTCGAACTTGCTCGATCTGTTCAATTGCGACCTTATAATGCAATCGCGTTCTCTGGTCCAATTGCTGTTTTTGTTTCGGTATTCCTGATTTATCCACTAGGGCAATCTGGTTGGTTCTTTGCGCCTAGTTTTGGTGTAGCAGCTATTTTTCGATTCATCCTCTTTTTTCAAGGATTTCATAATTGGACCTTAAACCCATTTCATATGATGGGAGTTGCGGGGGTATTGGGCGCTGCTTTGCTATGCGCTATTCATGGTGCTACTGTAGAAAATACTTTATTTGAAGATGGTGATGGTGCAAATACATTCCGTGCTTTTAACCCGACTCAAGCCGAAGAAACTTATTCAATGGTCACCGCGAACCGCTTTTGGTCCCAAATCTTTGGGGTTGCTTTTTCCAATAAACGTTGGTTACATTTCTTTATGTTATTTGTACCAGTAACCGGTTTATGGATGAGTGCTCTTGGAGTAGTTGGTCTGGCCCTGAACCTCCGCGCCTATGACTTCGTTTCTCAGGAAATTCGCGCGGCAGAAGATCCTGAATTTGAGACTTTCTACACCAAAAATATTCTCTTAAACGAAGGTATTCGTGCTTGGATGGCGGCTCAAGATCAGCCTCATGAAAACCTTATATTCCCTGAGGAGGTTCTACCCC AAACCACCGGTTTCGCTTGGTGGGCCGGGAATGCCCGGCTTATCAATTTATCTGGTAAACTACTAGGGGCTCATGTAGCCCATGCCGGATTAATCGTATTCTGGGCCGGAGGAATGAACCTATTTGAAGTGGCTCATTTCGTACCAGAAAAGCCTATGTATGAACAAGGATTAATTTTACTTCCTCACCTAGCTACTCTAGGTTGGGGAGTAGGTCCTGGTGGGGAAGTTATAGACACTTTTCCATATTTTGTATCTGGAGTACTTCATTTAATTTCCTCTGCAGTATTGGGCTTTGGTGGTATTTATCATGCACTTCTAGGACCTGAGACGCTTGAAGAATCTTTTCCATTCTTCGGTTATGTATGGAAAGATAGAAATAAAATGACCACAATTTTAGGTATTCACTTAATCTTGTTAGGTATAGGTGCTTTTCTTCTAGTATTCAAGGCTCTTTATTTTGGTGGTGTCTATGATACCTGGGCTCCGGGAGGGGGAGATGTAAGAAAAATTACCAACTTGACCCTTAACCCAAGTATTATATTTGGTTATTTACTAAAATCGCCCTTTGGAGGGGAAGGATGGATTGTTAGTGTAGACGATTTGGAAGATATAATCGGAGGACATGTATGGTTAGGTTCCATTTGTATACTTGGTGGAATCTGGCATATCTTAACCAAACCTTTCGCATGGGCTCGACGCGCACTTGTATGGTCTGGAGAAGCTTACTTATCTTATAGTTTAGCGGCTTTATCCGTTTTTGGTTTCATTGCTTGTTGTTTTGTCTGGTTCAATAATACCGCCTATCCTAGCGAGTTTTACGGACCCACTGGACCAGAAGCTTCCCAAGCTCAAGCATTTACTTTTCTAGTTAGAGACCAACGTTTGGGGGCTAACGTGGGCTCCGCTCAAGGACCTACTGGTTTAGGTAAATATTTAATGCGTTCTCCCACCGGAGAAGTCATTTTTGGAGGAGAAACTATGCGTTTTTGGGATCTACGTGCCCCTTGGTTAGAACCTCTAAGGGGTCCAAATGGGTTGGACTTGAGTAGGCTGAAAAAAGACATACAACCTTGGCAAGAACGGCGCTCTGCAGAATATATGACTCATGCCCCTTTAGGTTCTTTAAATTCCGTGGGTGGTGTAGCTACCGAGATCAATGCAGTCAATTATGTCTCTCCTAGAAGTTGGTTAGCTACTTCTCATTTTGTTCTAGGATTCTTCTTGTTCGTAGGTCATTTGTGGCACGCGGGAAGGGCTCGTGCAGCTGCAGCGGGGTTTGAAAAAGGAATTGATCGTGATTTTGAACCTGTTCTTTCCATGACCCCtcttaattga